Proteins from one Mercurialis annua linkage group LG7, ddMerAnnu1.2, whole genome shotgun sequence genomic window:
- the LOC126657114 gene encoding S-protein homolog 74-like produces the protein MIKLFLFISAIGLSFYVTPSNCAEPFRVNITNQLTVPKSLFLHCASGDNKLGNQTLTHGHSYSFHFHMNFFSTTKFWCYMEPDKYHYANFNVFWYDSKIHERCDSFQNCYWTARDAGVDITDLKGNFVLPGPSLTPRLPSIIDVGYGFIKVHT, from the exons atgattaaattgtttttgtttatttcagCCATAGGGTTGAGTTTCTATGTTACACCAAGCAATTGCGCTGAACCATTTAGGGTTAATATCACCAATCAATTAACTGTTCCTAAGTCCTTATTTCTGCATTGCGCTTCAGGCGACAACAAACTTGGTAACCAAACATTAACACATGGACACAGCTATTCATTCCATTTCCATATGAATTTCTTTTCCACTACAAAGTTTTGGTGCTACATGGAACCCGATAAATATCATTATGcaaattttaatgtattttggtATGATTCAAAAATACATGAGAGGTGCGATTCTTTTCAAAACTGTTATTGGACTGCTAGAGATGCTGGAGTTGATATAACAGATTTAAAAGGGAATTTTGTGCTACCTGGACCTAG CTTAACTCCACGCCTACCTTCTATAATTGATGTTGGGTATGGCTTTATAAAAGTTCATACATAa
- the LOC130014843 gene encoding uncharacterized protein LOC130014843, which yields MNTRRRAAAEAEADDAMSIEVDQHEPEVQVGRGRAGGVPAGRGRAGRGRGGRGQAAGGRGRGRGGAGVQAPGVPQAPIDPFDFTTFLAGITALQNNQVQLQAGQIAMQNQYAMLGQIVQQQAPQAGGVAVGGVGTTDRELVLAYMRLKPTEFDGSGDALEFLEESFLLAIFNDRGFQRQTAGSEER from the exons atgaatactcgtaggcgtgctgcagctgaggctgaagctgatgacgctatgtcaaTTGAGGTCGACCaacatgaaccagaggttcaagttggcagaggacgtgcaggtggagttccggccggtagaggccgagctggcagaggtcggggtggcagaggtcaggctgctggaggtagaggtaggggacgtggtggtgcaggcgttcaggcaccaggtgtaccacaagctcctatcgatccatttgacttcacgacgtttttggctgggatcactgcactccagaataatcaagtgcaactgcaggcgggacaaATCGctatgcagaaccagtatgctatgctgggacagatcGTGCAGCAACAGgcaccacaggctggtggtgttgcggttGGTGGTGTTGGAACCACTGATAGGGAGCTggtattggcttacatgaggctgaagccaacggAGTTTGACGGTTCCGGAGACGCGCTGGaatttctcgaggag agctttcttcttgccaTTTTCAATGACAGAGGGTTTCAGAGACAGACTGCTGGTTCTGAAGAGAGATGA